The following proteins come from a genomic window of Gimesia chilikensis:
- a CDS encoding acetylxylan esterase yields MKRLLFLLSLTLLLTPAAHAQRPKPNYDESQVPEFKLPDPLVTSKGKKVDSAEEWQQVRRPEILELFETEVYGKSPAAPQDMLFEVTSVKNDALGGKAIRKEVSVYFSGKKEEPRMDLLIYLPAKATKPVPVFMGLNFYGNHTITDETDVKLNDHWMRANKEKGIVDHKATADSRGKSSSRWPIEKIIDRGYGLVAIYCGDIDPDYDDGFKNGVHALYNSKQKPAPDEWGTIAAWAWGLSRALDYLETDKQIDANKVAVMGHSRLGKTSLWAGAQDPRFALVISNDSGCGGAALSRRRFGETLHVINNAFPHWFCDNFNKYIDKENDLPVDQHMLISLIAPRPVYVASAVEDRWADPKGEFLSVKYAEPVYKLLGTSGFGADKMPGINEPVQKQMGYHIRTGKHDVTDFDWEQYLNFADQHFQGS; encoded by the coding sequence ATGAAACGTCTGCTGTTCCTGCTCAGCCTTACGCTGCTGCTGACTCCCGCCGCCCACGCCCAGCGTCCCAAACCCAATTACGATGAAAGCCAGGTCCCGGAATTCAAGCTCCCCGACCCGCTTGTTACCAGCAAGGGAAAAAAGGTCGACTCAGCGGAGGAGTGGCAGCAGGTTCGCCGCCCCGAAATTCTGGAGCTCTTCGAAACCGAAGTCTACGGCAAAAGCCCCGCAGCCCCCCAGGACATGCTGTTTGAAGTCACCTCCGTCAAGAACGATGCCCTCGGCGGCAAGGCCATCCGGAAAGAAGTCTCGGTCTACTTCTCGGGCAAGAAAGAAGAACCGCGGATGGATCTGTTGATCTATCTCCCCGCCAAAGCCACCAAGCCGGTCCCTGTCTTCATGGGTCTCAACTTTTACGGCAACCACACCATCACCGATGAGACAGACGTCAAACTCAACGACCACTGGATGCGGGCCAACAAAGAGAAAGGCATCGTCGATCATAAAGCCACCGCAGACTCACGGGGCAAATCATCGTCCCGCTGGCCCATCGAAAAGATCATCGATCGTGGCTACGGACTCGTCGCCATCTACTGCGGCGACATCGATCCCGACTATGACGACGGCTTCAAGAACGGCGTGCACGCCCTCTACAATTCCAAACAGAAACCCGCGCCCGATGAATGGGGCACGATCGCTGCCTGGGCCTGGGGACTCAGCCGCGCCCTGGATTACCTCGAAACCGACAAACAGATCGACGCGAACAAAGTCGCCGTCATGGGACACTCCCGTCTCGGGAAAACCTCCCTCTGGGCCGGCGCACAGGATCCACGGTTCGCCCTCGTCATCTCTAACGACTCCGGATGTGGCGGTGCCGCCCTCAGCCGTCGTCGCTTCGGCGAAACGCTGCACGTCATCAACAACGCATTCCCGCACTGGTTCTGTGACAACTTCAATAAGTACATCGACAAGGAAAACGATCTCCCCGTCGATCAACACATGCTGATCTCACTGATCGCACCCCGCCCCGTCTACGTCGCGAGTGCCGTTGAAGACCGCTGGGCCGATCCCAAGGGAGAATTCCTCTCGGTCAAATATGCGGAGCCCGTCTACAAGCTGCTTGGCACCTCCGGCTTCGGTGCAGACAAGATGCCCGGCATTAACGAACCCGTCCAGAAGCAGATGGGTTACCACATCCGCACCGGCAAACACGATGTGACCGACTTCGACTGGGAACAGTACCTCAACTTCGCCGACCAGCATTTCCAGGGCAGTTGA
- the bamE gene encoding outer membrane protein assembly factor BamE: protein MQTRLKPRYLIPATLVVILISTVWHFRDALTLYWHTAPEFHARFEKIERGQTRSEVEEILGKPAQHFAFEDSPEYYLGWPRYQHTTYAVKFRDGHVIASYDRFGSF from the coding sequence ATGCAAACCAGACTCAAGCCGCGATATCTGATTCCAGCGACGCTCGTTGTCATCCTCATCTCAACAGTGTGGCACTTTCGAGATGCGCTGACTCTCTACTGGCATACCGCCCCCGAGTTCCATGCCCGGTTTGAGAAAATTGAACGAGGACAAACCAGGTCAGAAGTCGAGGAAATCCTGGGCAAGCCGGCGCAGCACTTCGCCTTTGAGGACAGCCCGGAATATTATCTCGGCTGGCCACGCTATCAACACACCACTTATGCAGTGAAGTTTCGCGACGGTCATGTCATCGCCAGTTACGATCGATTTGGTTCATTCTAA